A genome region from Paludibacterium sp. B53371 includes the following:
- a CDS encoding methyl-accepting chemotaxis protein, which yields MLSHLSLRLRVSITAVACLFAGLTVVAGVIAWQSRSSVRAEAMENARTLARAQAAEVTAMFNTTLADVHSLRDALVGMKAAGQGPSREQINAIMAEMLRQNPDVLAFSNMWEPNALDGRDAEYVNKKPEHDKTGRFLPYWNRGSGQIAVEPLVDYDKAGLNDWYEIPRQTMKDSMIEPYLYKVNGKDVLMTSLMTPMIVNNRFLGVTGADYPLASLQEKLGKLHPFGEGQVVLYSNGALYATSPDASLLGKAAKTLPAEAVQAIKAGQPYEFESDGVAYLFAPFSIGNGGTPWSLSVSFPMSAVMGPANQVVMSAIVVSLVILLLVAVLLVSLISRATRPLMTLNQAMSQFANGSGDLTQRLEVRGGDEIGRIAASFNAFADLIQGLITDIRQRARTVEQEGTRLGEVAESVEHGSQKQSQGSRSASEAIKALTESIGLVANSAREVDQAAQDTDELSRDAAERMRVNAALIAGIDQSMQDVKDRVVKLNDSAREINSIADVIKEIAAQTNLLALNAAIEAARAGEQGRGFAVVADEVRKLAERTTQATLQIADMLAGVQGDTESAVRGVDEANDRVDQSVAGSREVADAVEAIQQHIRIVASQIAEIARATSDQSHSSREIARHVENISTTAEENESAVSESHQLAQRVRNEARELLGQVDRYRV from the coding sequence ATGCTCAGCCACCTTTCACTGCGCCTGCGTGTCAGCATCACCGCGGTGGCCTGTCTGTTTGCCGGTCTGACGGTCGTCGCCGGCGTGATTGCCTGGCAAAGTCGCAGCAGTGTCCGTGCCGAAGCGATGGAAAATGCCCGCACTCTGGCGCGGGCACAGGCTGCTGAAGTGACGGCCATGTTCAATACCACCCTGGCCGATGTGCATAGTCTGCGGGATGCGCTGGTCGGCATGAAGGCAGCGGGACAGGGGCCGAGCCGTGAACAGATCAATGCCATCATGGCGGAGATGCTGCGTCAGAACCCCGATGTCCTCGCTTTCAGCAATATGTGGGAGCCGAATGCCCTGGATGGCCGGGATGCCGAGTACGTCAACAAGAAGCCTGAGCATGACAAAACCGGTCGTTTCCTGCCCTACTGGAACCGTGGTAGCGGCCAGATTGCCGTCGAGCCGCTGGTCGATTATGACAAGGCCGGGCTGAACGACTGGTACGAGATTCCGCGGCAGACCATGAAGGACTCGATGATCGAGCCCTATCTCTACAAGGTCAACGGCAAGGATGTGCTGATGACCTCGCTGATGACGCCGATGATCGTCAACAACCGTTTCCTCGGCGTGACGGGCGCGGATTATCCGCTGGCCTCGCTGCAGGAGAAGCTCGGCAAGCTGCATCCTTTTGGCGAGGGGCAGGTGGTGCTTTACTCCAATGGTGCCCTGTACGCCACCAGTCCGGATGCCTCTCTGCTGGGCAAGGCGGCCAAGACCCTGCCCGCCGAGGCCGTGCAGGCCATCAAGGCAGGTCAGCCCTATGAATTCGAGTCGGACGGGGTCGCTTATCTGTTCGCGCCATTCTCCATTGGCAATGGCGGGACGCCCTGGTCGCTCAGTGTCAGCTTCCCGATGTCGGCAGTCATGGGACCCGCCAATCAGGTGGTGATGAGTGCCATTGTGGTCTCGCTGGTGATTCTGCTGCTGGTCGCCGTACTGTTGGTGTCGCTGATCAGCCGTGCCACCCGGCCTCTGATGACGCTCAATCAGGCCATGAGTCAGTTTGCCAACGGCTCCGGCGATCTGACTCAGCGTCTGGAGGTCAGGGGAGGGGACGAGATTGGCCGGATCGCGGCCTCGTTCAATGCCTTTGCCGATCTGATTCAGGGGCTGATCACGGATATTCGCCAGCGGGCGCGTACGGTCGAGCAGGAGGGAACGCGCCTGGGAGAAGTGGCCGAGTCTGTCGAGCATGGCTCGCAAAAACAGAGCCAGGGTTCACGTTCTGCCTCCGAGGCGATCAAGGCGCTGACCGAAAGCATTGGCCTGGTGGCCAATAGTGCCAGGGAGGTCGACCAGGCGGCGCAGGATACCGATGAGTTGTCGCGTGATGCCGCCGAGCGCATGCGCGTCAACGCGGCCCTGATTGCCGGCATCGACCAGTCGATGCAGGACGTGAAGGATCGGGTGGTCAAGCTCAATGACAGCGCCCGCGAGATCAACTCGATTGCCGATGTGATCAAGGAAATTGCGGCGCAGACCAATCTGCTGGCCTTGAATGCGGCCATCGAGGCCGCACGTGCCGGCGAGCAAGGGCGCGGTTTTGCCGTGGTGGCCGATGAAGTGCGCAAACTGGCCGAGCGCACCACGCAGGCAACCTTGCAGATTGCCGACATGCTGGCTGGCGTGCAGGGCGATACCGAAAGTGCGGTGCGTGGGGTGGATGAGGCGAATGACCGTGTCGATCAGAGCGTCGCGGGGTCGCGCGAGGTCGCGGATGCCGTCGAGGCGATCCAGCAGCACATCCGCATCGTGGCCAGCCAGATTGCCGAAATCGCCCGGGCAACCTCGGATCAGTCTCACTCCAGCCGGGAAATTGCCCGTCATGTGGAAAATATCTCGACCACCGCCGAGGAAAACGAGTCCGCGGTCAGCGAGTCGCATCAACTGGCTCAGCGGGTGCGCAACGAGGCGCGCGAACTGCTGGGGCAGGTCGATCGCTACAGGGTTTGA